The Aminipila terrae nucleotide sequence CAGGGAATATGGCGGACTCTGAAATAGATGTACTCTTAAAATCATTAGAGGGGTTAAGAGACTTTTTCAGAATGCAGCTTATAAAACCTGTTAGAAGCGAGGGACCTATGGAACTTAAACCAATGGATTTGAATGGATTAGAAATACCTGTGCCTATATTTCAGGGAGGCATGGGCATAGGAATTTCTATGTGGAAACTGGCAGCTGCGGTAGCAAAATGCGGAGGTGTTGGCATTATATCTGCAGCACAGCCGGGATATACGGAAGAAGATTTTTATGCAGATCCTTTGTCAGCCAATGTCAGAGCTATAAAAAGGCAGGTTGAACTGGCAGTGGATGCAGTTAAAGATATACCGGGAGCAGGTCCTATTGGTATAAATATGATGTGTGTAGGCAGAAACTATGATGAAATAATAAAAGCTGCTGTTGAAGCAGGGGCAAAAGTTATTGTTTCAGGAGCAGGGCTTCCTACCTCCCTTCCAGGTATAGTAAAGGGAAAAGACGTAAAGCTGATTCCAATCGTTTCATCAGCCAGGGCAGCAGGCCTGATTATAAGAAGCTGGGCTAAAAAACATAACAGAATGCCCGATGCTTTTGTGTTTGAAGGACCAAAAGCAGGAGGCCATTTGGGTTACAAAGAAGAGCAGCTAGAAATTGCTGATGAAAATTTTTATAAAATACTTATGGAGATAAAAGCTGAAATATCAAGTATTCCTGAATGCAAGCTAATTGTGGGAGGCGGCATTTTTACAAAGGAAGATGTACAGATGGCATTATCTTATGGTGCAGATGGGGTGCAGGTTGGAACTAGGTTTGTAGCAACAGAAGAATGCGATGCACCGGAAACCTTCAAACAGGCATATGTTAATTGTACCAAAAGTGATATCACTATTATAAAGAGTCCTGTTGGCATGCCTGGCAGAGCCATAAGAAATAAGTTTGTTACAGAAATAGCCGAAAGACAAGAAAAGCTTCCCATTGATCGTTGCAATGGATGCATGACGGCATGCAACCCAAAAGTGGCCCCCTATTGTATCACTGAGGCACTGATAGCAGCGGCAAATGGAGATGCGGAAAATGGCCTTATCTTCTGTGGAAGCAATGCTCATTTAGTAGATAAAATAGAAAAGGTCAGCGATATATTTGCAGAGCTGACAGGAAAATAATATGATTTTCAAGGTCCCAGTGTGAGGTGTATTTCACACTGGGATTTTTAATTATGTAAAAACATTATATATAAATTCTGCAGAAAATCACATTTCATGTAGCTTAGACAACATTTCATACAGAATGTATTGATTAAAGTTAGAAAAGAAGATACAGTATCGATTCAACTGTCTTTTTATTTTCCACTTCGTTAAGTTATGCCATAGGTCTGGCAGGTAACAATTATAGGGGCCCAGAGAATCACGGTGGAGGCTCTGGATATTGGAATCATATACATGCAAATCTGCACCCTAAAACACATATTTGGTTCTTTAGTTAGTTTTTTCATTATTAAATTAATTTGATTTTTTAGAGAAGGGATACAATTATGAAAAAAAGGACATACAAACTTACAACTAAAATTATGGAAAAAGAGAAACATATATCATTATTTAATATATGCTTTAAAAATTCAGATTACTTTTCATTAACAATAAATTATGATGATAAAGATGATATCAAAATATGTAAGCTCCGAGAATGTATAAAAGAAATGCAACAATGGCTGTTATATGATTTTAAAACTCACCATTGGCATTGTTTTTATGTCACTTTAGAAAAACCCTTGAATATATTTGTTTTTAAATCTAATAAAAATACACAACAAATTATATTAAAATATTTCCCCGATATTTTTTTAGATAGTTTGCACAGTGGTGATATTTGTTTTTTTTATCGAAATGAAATAATTTTAGGTACTGTATCACATGAACATATTTGTAATTTGTATCCTACAACACAAAAAATGTTAGAAGAATTTTTAGAATGGGGAAACTGGCAAGAAATTGAATTCTTATTTGAAGAGTCTGTTAAATTACAGTTAGAATAATAACCATAAAGACATATGCTGATGAGAAAACCTCTTTAGTTAAACAGAAGTTTAGCAAAAGAGGTTTTTGCTATTGTCCTTTTTTCTCCTCGATTTTTTATTGTGGCTAAAAGAGAAAGCCTTTGATATACTTAATATGTTATAGGATGATGAAAGTAGAAATAAGGAAAAGGCTAAGAATATGCTAAATATATATTATGGAAGAGAAAATATAGATAAAGATAAATTTATTTATAAAAGGGTATCAGGCACAACTTTATTGTTGGTGCCGGATCAGTTTACTCTGCAGGCAGAGAGAAATGCGTTCAAATATCTGGGAGTCAGGGGCCTGATGGATTTAGAGATAATAAGTCCATCCAGGCTTGGACTGCGTGTGCTTAAAGAAGTGGGTGGAGAGAAAATCTCACGACTGGACAAATATGGAAGGCATATGCTGCTTTCTAAAATAATAGCACAAGAAAAGGATAACCTGCAGGTTTTCCGGGGAATGGAAGCAAAGACTTCCTTTATTGAATTAGTCAACAATCTGATTTCAGAGATGAAACAGTATAATACGTCTCCCGAAGCTTTGCCAGATATACTAAGTACCCTGGATAAAGAATCCATTTTATATAAAAAACTAAAGGATATGCAGGCGGTTTATGAGAAATATGAGGCTGTAATATCTGAAAAATATATTGATACGGAGGATTATCTTGAACATTGCATCAGTAAAATAAAATATTCAACAATGATAAAGAGATGTGAAATATGGGTTTATGGTTTTGATTATTTCACTCCTAAAAATCTGGATCTGATTAGAGAGCTTATTGGTTACGGGAAAAATGTCAATGTGGTTATGACTTACAGTGAGAAATGCCGGGACAGTGAACTTTTTGCCTTGACAGGGGGTATTATAGAAAAACTGGAGAAAATCTCGGAGTCTTTATCAAAACCATATTGTACAACAGAGATAGCTGATGAAACCTGCATCAGAGAAAATATGACTACGGGCCTTTCTGCCATAGAATCAGAGCTATTTTCTATACCAGTAAAAAAGTTGGATAAAGAGGTTCCGGCAGTTACTTTAGTGAAAGCTGCCAACCCTTATGCTGAGGCGGAAACTGCTGCTGCTTATGTTACACGGCTGCTCCGGGATGAAGGCCTTCGATATAAGGATATTGCTGTTATCTGCAATGATCTGGACGTACGGGGCTCCATAATTAGCCGAGTCTTTAAGGAATACGGGCTAAATCTTTTTATGGATAAAAAGAGAAGTATTCTGCACAATCCAGTAATCA carries:
- a CDS encoding nitronate monooxygenase, translating into MERNIKLNEILVSLMNSVLKVEEQSIKESGNIDLSITEIHTLEAIGVGKLKTMTQVAGSLKISVSTLTVAINKLVKKGYVDRCRIPEDRRIVKIGLTDAGINVVEEHQAFHNNMIKDITGNMADSEIDVLLKSLEGLRDFFRMQLIKPVRSEGPMELKPMDLNGLEIPVPIFQGGMGIGISMWKLAAAVAKCGGVGIISAAQPGYTEEDFYADPLSANVRAIKRQVELAVDAVKDIPGAGPIGINMMCVGRNYDEIIKAAVEAGAKVIVSGAGLPTSLPGIVKGKDVKLIPIVSSARAAGLIIRSWAKKHNRMPDAFVFEGPKAGGHLGYKEEQLEIADENFYKILMEIKAEISSIPECKLIVGGGIFTKEDVQMALSYGADGVQVGTRFVATEECDAPETFKQAYVNCTKSDITIIKSPVGMPGRAIRNKFVTEIAERQEKLPIDRCNGCMTACNPKVAPYCITEALIAAANGDAENGLIFCGSNAHLVDKIEKVSDIFAELTGK
- a CDS encoding PD-(D/E)XK nuclease family protein → MLNIYYGRENIDKDKFIYKRVSGTTLLLVPDQFTLQAERNAFKYLGVRGLMDLEIISPSRLGLRVLKEVGGEKISRLDKYGRHMLLSKIIAQEKDNLQVFRGMEAKTSFIELVNNLISEMKQYNTSPEALPDILSTLDKESILYKKLKDMQAVYEKYEAVISEKYIDTEDYLEHCISKIKYSTMIKRCEIWVYGFDYFTPKNLDLIRELIGYGKNVNVVMTYSEKCRDSELFALTGGIIEKLEKISESLSKPYCTTEIADETCIRENMTTGLSAIESELFSIPVKKLDKEVPAVTLVKAANPYAEAETAAAYVTRLLRDEGLRYKDIAVICNDLDVRGSIISRVFKEYGLNLFMDKKRSILHNPVISLNIYLMQIARGRMDSETVIGFIKTGLAGLSQDAAEQLENYVYKFKIRGSMWKKDFTRGIKDYAPEEFEEINQARNFVMQTVLAFTEPLKKPKL